A genomic region of Platichthys flesus chromosome 4, fPlaFle2.1, whole genome shotgun sequence contains the following coding sequences:
- the mrpl44 gene encoding 39S ribosomal protein L44, mitochondrial, with amino-acid sequence MASGFILSRGALTLATHCQRVCRNVSLTQVREKKRWMKAYTYLMAKKLKLEGPPPPKPRSHQPLWDYHAEVQAFSTRLRENFSQELLKTAFVNPCYLQAEQERRRGLGVDSETIALVLRDNIQLSAKGVSFTQSLLTDWCRASFPSLPSEGVESIVGHLTSSTVVTYVARNLGVEELTMSAEFPVPDDVLHSTFMAVIGALQESSGAERAGFFLRDFMVTQLIGKDLFDMWKVVDPMGLLVEELTKRNVALPEPRLIRSAGASTVLPLYFVGLYSDKKLLAQGPGETLASAEEEAARVALRKLYGYSENRRPFDFSPQQQHQQPLIEAVSSN; translated from the exons ATGGCGTCGGGGTTCATACTGAGTCGTGGTGCGCTGACATTAGCGACTCACTGTCAGCGTGTTTGCAGAAACGTGTCGCTGACACAGGTCCGAGAGAAGAAGCGATGGATGAAGGCCTACACGTACCTTATGGCGaagaagctgaagctggagGGGCCGCCGCCGCCGAAGCCACG CTCCCACCAGCCTCTGTGGGATTACCATGCCGAGGTTCAGGCTTTCAGCACCCGCCTCCGTGAGAACTTCTCCCAGGAGCTACTGAAGACGGCATTCGTCAACCCATGTTACTTGCAGGCGGAGCAAGAGAGGAGACGGGGGCTGGGCGTGGACTCAGAGACCATCGCTTTGGTTCTGAGAGATAACATTCAGCTGAGTGCGAAGGGGGTGAGCTTCACCCAGAGCCTCCTGACAGACTGGTGCAGGGCCAGCTTCCCGAGCCTGCCGAGCGAGGGGGTGGAGAGCATCGTCGGGCACCTCACCAGTTCAACGGTTGTGACCTATGTCGCTAGAAATCTCGGCGTTGAAGAGTTAACCATGAGCGCAGAATTCCCTGTTCCTGATGACGTGCTCCATTCGACGTTCATGGCCGTGATCGGTGCCCTGCAGGAGAGCAGTGGGGCCGAGCGAGCAGGATTCTTCCTCAGG GATTTCATGGTGACTCAGCTGATAGGAAAGGACCTGTTTGATATGTGGAAGGTGGTTGACCCGATGGGACTATTGGTGGAGGAGCTTACAAAGAGGAATGTAGCTTTGCCAGAGCCTCGCCTCATCAGGTCTGCTGGAGCCAGCACTGTCCTGCCACTGTACTTTGTCGGCTTGTACAG CGATAAGAAGCTTCTGGCTCAGGGTCCAGGAGAGACGCTTGCATcagcagaagaggaagcagctcgAGTGGCCCTCCGAAAACTCTATGGCTACAGCGAGAACCGCAGACCCTTCGACTTCtcgccacagcagcagcatcagcagccttTAATTGAGGCCGTCAGCAGCAATTAA
- the mffa gene encoding mitochondrial fission factor homolog B isoform X4, which yields MNGAAFPSPTAEMAEMNRIQYELDYTEGISQRMRIPEMLKVSNEDPNFGSQEVPRSVLMQVPERIVISGDSSDSQYSRPRDLDLIQSTPLEALSLKTPPRVLTLNERPLDFMEEEQQGAPDDEELRPQGRVRRERSASENTPTRQISQPMKNNSSKPSLRGGSASGSNPLHETRLALSSYEASLDAGPDDLTVVDATTLRRQLIKLNRRLQHLEEENKERAKREMIVYSVSVAFWLVNTWVWMRR from the exons ATGAACGGAGCAGCATTCCCTTCCCCCACGGCAGAGATGGCGGAGATGAACCGTATCCAGTATGAGCTGGACTACACAGAGGGGATCAGTCAGAGGATGCGCATCCCTGAGATGCTCAAAGTGTCCAACGAGGACCCTAACTTTGGATCCCAAGAGGTCCCCCGCAGCGTCTTAATGCAAGTGCCAGAGAGAATCGTGATTTCAG GAGACAGTAGTGATTCCCAGTACTCCAGACCTAGAGATCTCGACCTTATCCAGTCAACACCACTTGAAGCCCTTTCACTGAAGACACCACCCAGAGTCCTCACCCTCAATGAGCGACCCCTGGACTTCatggaagaggagcagcagggggctCCGGACGATGAGGAG CTGCGGCCTCAAGGACGAGTGCGACGAGAACGCTCAGCCAGTGAGAACACCCCCACCCGTCAGATCAGTCAGCCGATGAAAAATAATTCATC CAaaccatctctgcgaggggggTCAGCTTCAGGCTCCAACCCCCTGCATGAAACCAG GCTTGCACTATCCTCTTACGAAGCATCGCTGGACGCCGGGCCTGATGATCTGACAGTGGTTGATGCAACAACACTTCGACGTCAG CTCATCAAGTTAAACCGGAGACTCCAACATCTGGAAGAGGAGAACAAGGAGCGAGCGAAGCGGGAGATGATCGTGTACTCGGTCTCCGTAGCCTTCTGGCTCGTCAACACTTGGGTGTGGATGCGACGTTAG
- the LOC133952150 gene encoding dynein axonemal assembly factor 1-like: MTGDKDAAQTEGGDPELSPAKKEVDSIMEDGGQENKENEPKHSWPQMTKKFLKDHCKQNKLYSTPQLNDTLYLHFKGFSTIENLDEYTGLKCLWLESNGLRHIKNLDAQTDLRCLFLQQNLLFKLENLEHLKRLCTLNVSNNYIQKIENISSLRGLTTLQIAHNKLETVLDVEHLSQCLAISVLDLSHNLLNDPEILHVLEAMPELRVLNLMGNEVVRKIPNYRKMVIVRLKQLTYLDDRPVFPKDRACAVAWVAGGLEGERKERELWETRERRKIQDSLDGIAMIRNNARERQRLRELQEKGETEVSTSYSEENDPQIWTSSQVKIKAFVQNSLDAHEEFLQSQATHTQKPESEHVEEDQTGEGLEREQLEKDNQYKSNKNQQLREDKEEQEQDGAAEIVSETEKAVDHKQQQNQSHSIQQTNMRENGEKEQPPLVRAAPPEAEEVAPPHGPGPLVTELQNEEQLETILLPLNRSLHMDDLPDLEDVDDADFTATFSSQQLFKPMIEVISGSSDEDEPSGNQNESITTMSPDASSTFTEVSEDSSSLWYPGDQDAPEPLIFEPVGKTETNQVPSPSRCLIEELD; encoded by the exons ATGACAGGAGATAAAGATGCAGCCCAAACGGAGGGAGGAGATCCTGAACTATCTCCTGCTAAGAAAGAAGTTGATTCCATTATGGAGGATGGAGGTCAAGAGAACAAGGAAAATGAACCTAAACATTCATGGCCGCAAATGACTAAGAAGTTCCTGAAGGATCACTGCAAGCAGAACAAACTTTACTCTACGCCTCAACTTAATGACACACTGTATCTGCATTTCAAAGGCTTCTCGACCATCGAGAACCTGGATGAGTACACAGGACTCAAGTGTCTCTGGCTGGAGAGCAACGGCCTCCGGCACATTAAAAACCTGGACGCTCAGACTGATCTGCGCTGCCTGTTTTTGCAGCAGAACCTCTTATTCAAGCTGGAGAACCTGGAGCACCTGAAGAGACTCTGCACCTTGAACGTCTCGAACAACTACATCCAGAAAATAGAGAACATCTCCAGCCTCCGAGGCCTCACCACCCTGCAGATCGCCCACAACAAGCTGGAGACCGTGTTGGACGTGGAGCACCTGAGTCAGTGTTTGGCGATCAGTGTGTTGGATCTGTCTCACAACCTGTTGAATGACCCAGAGATCCTCCACGTGCTCGAGGCCATGCCCGAGCTTCGAGTGTTGAATCTGATGGGGAACGAGGTGGTGAGGAAAATCCCAAACTACAGGAAGATGGTGATTGTGCGCCTCAAGCAGCTCACCTATCTTGATGATCGTCCAGTGTTTCCCAAGGACAGGGCTTGTGCAGTGGCATGGGTGGCGGGAGGGCTGGAAGGGGAGCGCAAAGAGAGGGAGCTATGGGAAAcacgagagaggaggaagattcAGGACAGCTTGGATGGCATAGCAATGATTCGGAATAATGCTCGGGAGAGGCAGCGGCTgcgagagctgcaggagaaag GGGAGACTGAGGTTTCCACTTCTTATTCTGAGGAAAACGACCCCCAGATTTGGACTTCATCTCAAGTGAAGATCAAGGCCTTTGTGCAGAACAGCCTGGATGCACATGAGGAGTTCTTGCAAAGtcaagcaacacacacacaaaaaccagaGAGTGAGCATGTAGAGGAAGATCAGACAGGTGAAGGGTTGGAAAGGGAGCAACTAGAGAAAGATAATCAGTACAAATCAAACAAGAATCAGCAGCTGAGAGAGGACAAAGAAGAGCAAGAGCAAGACGGTGCTGCAGAGATTGTGTCTGAGACAGAGAAAGCAGTTGATCACAAACAGCAACAGAATCAGTCACATTCAATCCAGCAgacaaacatgagagagaacggagagaaggagcagcctcctctggtcAGGGCAGCTCCTCCTGAAGCAGAGGAGGTAGCACCTCCACATGGTCCAGGTCCGTTGGTGACAGAGCTTCAGAATGAAGAGCAGCTAGAAACCATCCTCCTCCCACTGAATCGCTCACTACACATGGACGACCTGCCCGATCTGGAGGACGTGGACGATGCCGACTTCACTGCAACGTTCTCCTCACAGCAGCTTTTCAAACCCATGATAGAGGTCATATCAGGAAGCAGCGATGAGGATGAGCCGAGTGGAAACCAGAACGAGAGCATCACCACCATGAGTCCAGACGCAAGTTCAACTTTCACTGAAGTCTCTGAAGATTCTTCATCTCTGTGGTATCCGGGGGATCAAGATGCCCCCGAGCCACTGATATTTGAGCCGGTGgggaagacagagacaaaccaaGTCCCCTCCCCATCACGCTGCCTGATTGAGGAGCTCGACTGA
- the mffa gene encoding mitochondrial fission factor homolog B isoform X1 translates to MNGAAFPSPTAEMAEMNRIQYELDYTEGISQRMRIPEMLKVSNEDPNFGSQEVPRSVLMQVPERIVISGDSSDSQYSRPRDLDLIQSTPLEALSLKTPPRVLTLNERPLDFMEEEQQGAPDDEEVLRPQGRVRRERSASENTPTRQISQPMKNNSSATPSPPATIHTCLPLTVTEEEHNLYSASGVLSFLQSTTRRAYQQVLEVLDENPRSKPSLRGGSASGSNPLHETRLALSSYEASLDAGPDDLTVVDATTLRRQLIKLNRRLQHLEEENKERAKREMIVYSVSVAFWLVNTWVWMRR, encoded by the exons ATGAACGGAGCAGCATTCCCTTCCCCCACGGCAGAGATGGCGGAGATGAACCGTATCCAGTATGAGCTGGACTACACAGAGGGGATCAGTCAGAGGATGCGCATCCCTGAGATGCTCAAAGTGTCCAACGAGGACCCTAACTTTGGATCCCAAGAGGTCCCCCGCAGCGTCTTAATGCAAGTGCCAGAGAGAATCGTGATTTCAG GAGACAGTAGTGATTCCCAGTACTCCAGACCTAGAGATCTCGACCTTATCCAGTCAACACCACTTGAAGCCCTTTCACTGAAGACACCACCCAGAGTCCTCACCCTCAATGAGCGACCCCTGGACTTCatggaagaggagcagcagggggctCCGGACGATGAGGAGGTG CTGCGGCCTCAAGGACGAGTGCGACGAGAACGCTCAGCCAGTGAGAACACCCCCACCCGTCAGATCAGTCAGCCGATGAAAAATAATTCATC TGCGACCCCGTCCCCCCCAGCCACTATCCACACTTGTCTCCCTCTCACCGTGACCGAGGAAGAGCACAACCTGTACAGCGCTAGCGGCGTATTATCTTTCCTCCAGTCCACCACACGTCGGGCCTACCAGCAGGTCCTGGAGGTCTTGGATGAGAACCCTCGCAG CAaaccatctctgcgaggggggTCAGCTTCAGGCTCCAACCCCCTGCATGAAACCAG GCTTGCACTATCCTCTTACGAAGCATCGCTGGACGCCGGGCCTGATGATCTGACAGTGGTTGATGCAACAACACTTCGACGTCAG CTCATCAAGTTAAACCGGAGACTCCAACATCTGGAAGAGGAGAACAAGGAGCGAGCGAAGCGGGAGATGATCGTGTACTCGGTCTCCGTAGCCTTCTGGCTCGTCAACACTTGGGTGTGGATGCGACGTTAG
- the mffa gene encoding mitochondrial fission factor homolog B isoform X5 has protein sequence MNGAAFPSPTAEMAEMNRIQYELDYTEGISQRMRIPEMLKVSNEDPNFGSQEVPRSVLMQVPERIVISGDSSDSQYSRPRDLDLIQSTPLEALSLKTPPRVLTLNERPLDFMEEEQQGAPDDEELRPQGRVRRERSASENTPTRQISQPMKNNSSLALSSYEASLDAGPDDLTVVDATTLRRQLIKLNRRLQHLEEENKERAKREMIVYSVSVAFWLVNTWVWMRR, from the exons ATGAACGGAGCAGCATTCCCTTCCCCCACGGCAGAGATGGCGGAGATGAACCGTATCCAGTATGAGCTGGACTACACAGAGGGGATCAGTCAGAGGATGCGCATCCCTGAGATGCTCAAAGTGTCCAACGAGGACCCTAACTTTGGATCCCAAGAGGTCCCCCGCAGCGTCTTAATGCAAGTGCCAGAGAGAATCGTGATTTCAG GAGACAGTAGTGATTCCCAGTACTCCAGACCTAGAGATCTCGACCTTATCCAGTCAACACCACTTGAAGCCCTTTCACTGAAGACACCACCCAGAGTCCTCACCCTCAATGAGCGACCCCTGGACTTCatggaagaggagcagcagggggctCCGGACGATGAGGAG CTGCGGCCTCAAGGACGAGTGCGACGAGAACGCTCAGCCAGTGAGAACACCCCCACCCGTCAGATCAGTCAGCCGATGAAAAATAATTCATC GCTTGCACTATCCTCTTACGAAGCATCGCTGGACGCCGGGCCTGATGATCTGACAGTGGTTGATGCAACAACACTTCGACGTCAG CTCATCAAGTTAAACCGGAGACTCCAACATCTGGAAGAGGAGAACAAGGAGCGAGCGAAGCGGGAGATGATCGTGTACTCGGTCTCCGTAGCCTTCTGGCTCGTCAACACTTGGGTGTGGATGCGACGTTAG
- the LOC133952151 gene encoding dynein axonemal assembly factor 1-like, with product MDGGNPEPTFAKNGVDAMMEDGGQENKEREQILSWPRMTKKFLKDHCKQNKLYATPRLNDTLYLHFKGFSTIENLEEYTGLKCLWLESNGLQRIKNLDAQTDLRCLFLQQNLLSKLENLEHLKKLGALNVSNNYIQKIENISGLQGLTTLHVAHNKLKTVLDVEHLSQCLAISVLDLSHNLLNDPEILHVLEAMPELRVLNLMGNEVVRKIPNYRKMVIVRLKQLTYLDDRPVFPKDRACAVAWVAGGLEGERKERELWETRERRKIQDSLDGIAMIREKAQERQRLRELQEKGETEVSTSEENDPQIWTSSQVKIEAFVQNSLDAHEEFLQSQAAHTQKPERVHVEADQTGEGLEREQLEKDNQYKSNKNQRLREDKEEQEQDGAAEIVSETEKAVDHKQQQNQSHSIQQTNMRENGEKEQPPLVRAAPPEAEEVAPPHGPGPLVTELQDEEQLETILLPLNRSLHMDDLPDLEDVDDADFTATFSSQQLFKPMIEVISGSSDEDEPSGNQNESITTMSPDASSTFTEVSEDSSSLWYPGDQDAPKPLIFEPVGKTETNQVPSPSRCLIEELD from the exons ATGGACGGGGGAAATCCTGAACCAACTTTTGCTAAGAATGGAGTTGATGCcatgatggaggatggaggtcAAGAGAACAAAGAACGTGAACAAATACTGTCATGGCCGCGGATGACTAAGAAGTTCCTGAAGGATCACTGCAAGCAGAACAAACTTTACGCTACGCCTCGCCTCAATGACACACTGTATCTGCATTTCAAAGGCTTCTCGACCatcgagaacctggaggagtaCACAGGACTCAAGTGTCTCTGGCTGGAGAGCAACGGCCTCCAGCGCATCAAGAACCTGGACGCTCAGACTGATCTGCGCTGCCTGTTTCTCCAGCAGAACCTCCTGTCCAAGCTGGAGAACCTCGAGCATCTGAAGAAACTCGGCGCCTTGAACGTCTCGAACAACTACATCCAGAAAATAGAGAACATCTCCGGCCTCCAAGGCCTCACCACTCTGCACGTCGCCCACAACAAGCTGAAGACCGTGTTGGACGTGGAGCACCTGAGTCAGTGTTTGGCGATCAGTGTGTTGGATCTGTCTCACAACCTGTTGAATGACCCAGAGATCCTCCACGTGCTCGAGGCCATGCCCGAGCTTCGAGTGTTGAATCTGATGGGGAACGAGGTGGTGAGGAAAATCCCAAACTACAGGAAGATGGTGATTGTGCGCCTCAAGCAGCTCACCTATCTTGATGATCGTCCAGTGTTTCCCAAGGACAGGGCTTGTGCAGTGGCATGGGTGGCGGGAGGGCTGGAAGGGGAGCGCAAAGAGAGGGAGCTATGGGAAAcacgagagaggaggaagattcAGGACAGCTTGGATGGCATAGCAATGATTCGGGAGAAAGCTCAAGAGAGGCAGCGGCTgcgagagctgcaggagaaag GGGAGACTGAGGTTTCCACTTCTGAGGAAAACGACCCCCAGATTTGGACTTCATCTCAAGTGAAGATCGAGGCCTTTGTGCAGAACAGCCTGGATGCACATGAGGAGTTCTTGCAAAGtcaagcagcacacacacaaaaaccagaGAGGGTGCATGTAGAGGCAGATCAGACAGGTGAAGGGTTGGAAAGGGAGCAACTAGAGAAAGATAATCAGTACAAATCAAACAAGAATCAGCGGCTGAGAGAGGACAAAGAAGAGCAAGAGCAAGACGGTGCTGCAGAGATTGTGTCTGAGACAGAGAAAGCAGTTGATCACAAACAGCAACAGAATCAGTCACATTCAATCCAGCAgacaaacatgagagagaacggagagaaggagcagcctcctctggtcAGGGCAGCTCCTCCTGAAGCAGAGGAGGTAGCACCTCCACATGGTCCAGGTCCGTTGGTGACAGAGcttcaggatgaagagcagctAGAAACCATCCTCCTCCCACTGAATCGCTCACTACACATGGACGACCTGCCCGATCTGGAGGACGTGGACGATGCAGACTTCACTGCAACGTTCTCCTCACAGCAGCTGTTCAAACCCATGATAGAGGTCATATCAGGAAGCAGCGATGAGGATGAGCCGAGCGGAAACCAGAACGAGAGCATCACCACCATGAGTCCAGACGCAAGTTCAACTTTCACTGAAGTCTCTGAAGATTCTTCATCTCTGTGGTATCCGGGGGATCAAGATGCCCCCAAGCCACTGATATTTGAGCCGGTGgggaagacagagacaaaccaaGTCCCCTCCCCATCACGCTGCCTGATTGAGGAGCTCGACTGA
- the mffa gene encoding mitochondrial fission factor homolog B isoform X3, protein MNGAAFPSPTAEMAEMNRIQYELDYTEGISQRMRIPEMLKVSNEDPNFGSQEVPRSVLMQVPERIVISGDSSDSQYSRPRDLDLIQSTPLEALSLKTPPRVLTLNERPLDFMEEEQQGAPDDEEVLRPQGRVRRERSASENTPTRQISQPMKNNSSKPSLRGGSASGSNPLHETRLALSSYEASLDAGPDDLTVVDATTLRRQLIKLNRRLQHLEEENKERAKREMIVYSVSVAFWLVNTWVWMRR, encoded by the exons ATGAACGGAGCAGCATTCCCTTCCCCCACGGCAGAGATGGCGGAGATGAACCGTATCCAGTATGAGCTGGACTACACAGAGGGGATCAGTCAGAGGATGCGCATCCCTGAGATGCTCAAAGTGTCCAACGAGGACCCTAACTTTGGATCCCAAGAGGTCCCCCGCAGCGTCTTAATGCAAGTGCCAGAGAGAATCGTGATTTCAG GAGACAGTAGTGATTCCCAGTACTCCAGACCTAGAGATCTCGACCTTATCCAGTCAACACCACTTGAAGCCCTTTCACTGAAGACACCACCCAGAGTCCTCACCCTCAATGAGCGACCCCTGGACTTCatggaagaggagcagcagggggctCCGGACGATGAGGAGGTG CTGCGGCCTCAAGGACGAGTGCGACGAGAACGCTCAGCCAGTGAGAACACCCCCACCCGTCAGATCAGTCAGCCGATGAAAAATAATTCATC CAaaccatctctgcgaggggggTCAGCTTCAGGCTCCAACCCCCTGCATGAAACCAG GCTTGCACTATCCTCTTACGAAGCATCGCTGGACGCCGGGCCTGATGATCTGACAGTGGTTGATGCAACAACACTTCGACGTCAG CTCATCAAGTTAAACCGGAGACTCCAACATCTGGAAGAGGAGAACAAGGAGCGAGCGAAGCGGGAGATGATCGTGTACTCGGTCTCCGTAGCCTTCTGGCTCGTCAACACTTGGGTGTGGATGCGACGTTAG
- the mffa gene encoding mitochondrial fission factor homolog B isoform X2, with protein sequence MNGAAFPSPTAEMAEMNRIQYELDYTEGISQRMRIPEMLKVSNEDPNFGSQEVPRSVLMQVPERIVISGDSSDSQYSRPRDLDLIQSTPLEALSLKTPPRVLTLNERPLDFMEEEQQGAPDDEELRPQGRVRRERSASENTPTRQISQPMKNNSSATPSPPATIHTCLPLTVTEEEHNLYSASGVLSFLQSTTRRAYQQVLEVLDENPRSKPSLRGGSASGSNPLHETRLALSSYEASLDAGPDDLTVVDATTLRRQLIKLNRRLQHLEEENKERAKREMIVYSVSVAFWLVNTWVWMRR encoded by the exons ATGAACGGAGCAGCATTCCCTTCCCCCACGGCAGAGATGGCGGAGATGAACCGTATCCAGTATGAGCTGGACTACACAGAGGGGATCAGTCAGAGGATGCGCATCCCTGAGATGCTCAAAGTGTCCAACGAGGACCCTAACTTTGGATCCCAAGAGGTCCCCCGCAGCGTCTTAATGCAAGTGCCAGAGAGAATCGTGATTTCAG GAGACAGTAGTGATTCCCAGTACTCCAGACCTAGAGATCTCGACCTTATCCAGTCAACACCACTTGAAGCCCTTTCACTGAAGACACCACCCAGAGTCCTCACCCTCAATGAGCGACCCCTGGACTTCatggaagaggagcagcagggggctCCGGACGATGAGGAG CTGCGGCCTCAAGGACGAGTGCGACGAGAACGCTCAGCCAGTGAGAACACCCCCACCCGTCAGATCAGTCAGCCGATGAAAAATAATTCATC TGCGACCCCGTCCCCCCCAGCCACTATCCACACTTGTCTCCCTCTCACCGTGACCGAGGAAGAGCACAACCTGTACAGCGCTAGCGGCGTATTATCTTTCCTCCAGTCCACCACACGTCGGGCCTACCAGCAGGTCCTGGAGGTCTTGGATGAGAACCCTCGCAG CAaaccatctctgcgaggggggTCAGCTTCAGGCTCCAACCCCCTGCATGAAACCAG GCTTGCACTATCCTCTTACGAAGCATCGCTGGACGCCGGGCCTGATGATCTGACAGTGGTTGATGCAACAACACTTCGACGTCAG CTCATCAAGTTAAACCGGAGACTCCAACATCTGGAAGAGGAGAACAAGGAGCGAGCGAAGCGGGAGATGATCGTGTACTCGGTCTCCGTAGCCTTCTGGCTCGTCAACACTTGGGTGTGGATGCGACGTTAG